One stretch of Chryseobacterium sp. LJ668 DNA includes these proteins:
- a CDS encoding DUF3945 domain-containing protein: protein METDKNQDPKKDHHQNQNHNQTQNTPSSDTLLVLHNNSNTIGLVQNINPDGTINHTAPNQEYSNPILKINQKEDAFTQFYSDFYHQLKNPEDFTFFKITEYEAKEIAQDLQNYIDQASVKEIDQLKDYAVSIDAVQAQLDRQNKLTQFQQSKSIQPHIKEQQYRYLPEQIDWNIMSKLNLNQEKLKYLNALEPLLKGYKTPTLIPITFNQETIKTAMDVRLSLRLNDVGYLEVRIHPVRKEPDFTTKLFGHEFTQEDRHNLLETGNMGRIVNLINPMTDELTPSVISRDRLTNELIALRAEHIRLPLVLSGVTLNDEQKKTLKEGKPLFIENMISKRGTLFNAMVQFNAEKRYVEFLFNSNIKGLQLQLQHKNLQNTIKAEVPATFRGKPLHKWQIEKLKAGETSYINGLTDSKGKKYQGYISFDKNIGKFEFSFKNPKKLGEGNKNSVVKSNGHKM from the coding sequence ATGGAAACAGATAAAAATCAGGATCCAAAAAAAGATCATCATCAAAACCAAAACCACAACCAAACGCAAAACACACCATCCTCGGACACCTTATTGGTTCTCCACAACAACAGCAACACCATCGGCCTCGTCCAAAACATCAATCCAGACGGAACGATCAATCACACAGCACCTAACCAAGAATACTCGAATCCCATCTTAAAAATCAACCAAAAAGAAGATGCTTTCACCCAATTCTATTCAGACTTCTACCACCAGTTAAAAAACCCGGAAGATTTCACTTTCTTCAAAATCACCGAATACGAAGCCAAAGAAATAGCCCAAGACCTTCAAAACTACATCGACCAAGCATCCGTAAAAGAAATCGACCAACTCAAAGACTATGCGGTTTCCATTGATGCAGTCCAAGCACAATTAGACCGTCAAAATAAACTCACCCAGTTCCAACAAAGTAAAAGTATCCAACCTCACATTAAAGAACAGCAGTACCGCTATCTCCCGGAACAGATTGACTGGAATATTATGAGCAAGCTCAATCTCAATCAAGAGAAACTGAAATATCTCAACGCATTAGAACCCTTACTTAAAGGATATAAAACACCCACCTTGATTCCCATTACATTTAATCAGGAAACCATCAAAACCGCCATGGATGTCAGACTTTCCTTACGACTCAACGATGTCGGATATCTTGAGGTCCGCATTCATCCCGTCAGAAAAGAACCTGATTTTACCACAAAGCTATTTGGTCATGAGTTCACCCAAGAAGACCGACACAATCTTCTTGAAACCGGGAACATGGGCAGGATCGTCAACCTGATCAACCCAATGACCGATGAACTGACCCCATCCGTTATCAGCAGAGACCGACTGACCAATGAACTCATCGCATTAAGAGCAGAACATATAAGGCTTCCATTAGTCCTAAGCGGAGTCACCTTGAACGACGAACAAAAGAAAACCCTCAAAGAAGGCAAACCTTTATTCATTGAAAACATGATCTCCAAAAGAGGCACATTGTTCAATGCTATGGTTCAGTTCAATGCAGAAAAAAGATATGTGGAATTTCTATTCAACTCAAATATCAAAGGCTTACAACTGCAGCTACAACATAAAAACCTCCAAAATACCATCAAAGCAGAAGTACCCGCCACCTTCAGAGGCAAACCTCTCCATAAATGGCAGATCGAAAAACTCAAAGCAGGGGAGACCTCCTACATCAACGGACTCACCGACAGCAAAGGCAAAAAATACCAAGGCTACATCAGTTTCGATAAGAACATTGGGAAGTTTGAGTTTTCTTTTAAGAATCCGAAGAAACTAGGTGAAGGCAATAAAAATTCTGTTGTTAAATCTAACGGTCACAAAATGTAA
- a CDS encoding DNA polymerase III subunit alpha: protein MFLNCHSFHSLRYGTISLQDLVQQAVDHQIKTLALTDINTITGIYDFFKLCNDHDIKPIVGMEIRVESELYFICLAKNQKSVGEINRLLTAYNCDGSEIPKHNPSLENTIVIYPLHNIPEVLQEHEYIGIRPEELNHLVKPDFKKLIDKMVILQPVTFTTKLDYNLHKILRAIDNNTLISKLTDNDNCRDTETFVNKKDLLDQYRHYPQIIQNTADIIDQCSFDYDFSTPKNKQYFTDSRENDFKLLTQLAYEGLETRYGNDHPEAKARVEKELGVIDQLKFSGYFLITWDIIQYSNRMGFMHVGRGSGANSIVSYCLGITDICPLELDLYFERFLNLNRKTPPDFDIDWSWQTRDTILEYIFTKYGKEHVAFCGTNVEFKYRSIFREVGKAFGLPKEELDVLATKPMNEHDNNSVFKLVHKYGKLLEKFPNQRSMHSCGILISEEPITNFTALEMPPKGFPIVQFDMHTAEDIGFEKFDILSQRGLGTIKDTVELIKEKRGITVNIKDTTISKNEEKCNSYLSIGKTIGCFYIESPAMRGLLRRLKCEDYKTLVAASSIIRPGVAQSGMMKEYIFRHNNPTKFEYFHDVFKEELGETYGIMVYQEDVIKIALHFGGLSAADGDVLRRAMSGKGRSLSALQKVKDHFFESCRELGHPEQLSKEVYRQIESFAGYSFCKAHSASYAVESYQSLYLKVYYPIEFMVCAINNGGGFYRTEVYVHEAKMSGAAIKNPCVNLSEYQTTVYGTDVYLGLMHIEKVEGKIAMMIPEERRNNGEYTSLENFVKRIPIGIETLQILIFIGAFRFTGKQKHELLIQARFLFGNDQSAFRHPTLLDEPQREYKLPSIIRNPFEDAFDEIEILGFSVSYSPFDLLQTKYRGSVMAKDLVKYHKKQIKMLAYLISRKHVPTKRGAMFFGTWIDAEGEYFDTAHFPNCLEDYPFQGGGCYLLLGTVEVDFHFPTITIHKMAKMPFIPDPRYSMDKEKSLEAARTLHEDVSMTQRKPYPQEHEIGLPRQKMI, encoded by the coding sequence ATGTTTCTCAACTGTCACTCTTTTCACAGCCTTCGATACGGAACCATTTCTCTTCAGGATCTGGTTCAGCAGGCTGTCGATCATCAAATAAAAACTTTAGCGCTAACGGATATCAACACTATCACAGGAATTTACGATTTTTTCAAGCTATGCAATGACCATGACATTAAACCTATTGTAGGAATGGAAATCAGAGTCGAAAGTGAACTCTATTTTATCTGTCTGGCTAAAAACCAAAAAAGTGTCGGGGAGATTAACCGCTTATTGACCGCTTACAATTGTGACGGAAGTGAAATTCCAAAACATAATCCAAGCCTTGAAAATACCATTGTCATTTATCCCTTACATAACATTCCTGAAGTTTTGCAGGAACACGAGTATATTGGAATCAGACCCGAAGAATTGAACCATCTCGTAAAGCCTGATTTCAAAAAGCTGATAGATAAAATGGTCATCTTACAGCCTGTCACATTCACAACCAAACTGGATTATAATCTCCACAAAATCTTAAGAGCGATTGACAATAACACGCTCATCAGCAAATTGACTGATAACGATAATTGCAGAGACACCGAAACATTTGTCAATAAAAAAGATCTGTTGGATCAATACCGCCATTATCCACAAATCATACAGAATACAGCGGATATTATTGATCAGTGTAGTTTTGATTATGATTTTTCAACTCCTAAAAACAAGCAGTATTTCACAGACAGCCGGGAGAATGATTTTAAGCTGTTGACCCAACTTGCTTACGAAGGTTTGGAAACGAGATATGGAAACGATCATCCCGAAGCTAAGGCCAGAGTTGAAAAAGAACTGGGAGTGATCGACCAATTAAAATTCAGCGGTTACTTTTTGATCACCTGGGATATTATTCAATACAGCAACAGGATGGGATTTATGCATGTGGGAAGAGGAAGCGGTGCCAACTCCATTGTCAGTTACTGTTTGGGAATTACAGACATCTGCCCTTTGGAACTGGATCTTTATTTCGAAAGATTCCTGAACCTCAATAGGAAAACCCCACCTGATTTTGATATTGACTGGAGCTGGCAGACTAGAGATACCATCCTTGAATATATTTTTACTAAATATGGTAAAGAGCATGTTGCATTTTGCGGAACCAATGTAGAATTTAAGTACCGGTCCATTTTCAGGGAGGTTGGAAAAGCATTTGGCTTACCGAAGGAGGAATTGGATGTTTTGGCGACCAAACCGATGAATGAGCATGATAACAATTCCGTTTTTAAATTGGTGCACAAATACGGGAAGCTTTTGGAAAAGTTTCCGAATCAGAGAAGCATGCACTCCTGCGGAATTTTAATTTCAGAGGAACCTATCACGAATTTCACAGCATTGGAAATGCCACCAAAAGGTTTTCCGATCGTCCAGTTCGATATGCATACGGCTGAAGATATCGGATTTGAAAAATTTGATATTCTATCCCAACGAGGACTCGGTACGATAAAAGATACCGTAGAACTCATCAAAGAAAAAAGAGGGATTACGGTGAACATTAAGGATACCACGATTTCAAAAAATGAAGAGAAATGCAATAGTTACCTCAGTATTGGAAAAACCATCGGCTGTTTTTATATTGAGAGTCCCGCGATGCGGGGATTGCTCCGACGATTAAAATGTGAAGACTATAAAACACTGGTGGCAGCATCATCCATTATCCGTCCGGGAGTTGCGCAAAGTGGAATGATGAAGGAATATATTTTCCGACATAATAATCCGACAAAGTTCGAATACTTTCACGATGTATTTAAAGAAGAGCTGGGTGAAACCTATGGGATCATGGTGTATCAGGAAGATGTTATCAAAATTGCCTTGCATTTCGGAGGATTGTCAGCAGCAGACGGTGATGTTTTAAGAAGAGCGATGAGTGGAAAAGGAAGATCACTATCCGCATTGCAGAAAGTCAAAGACCATTTCTTTGAATCCTGTAGAGAATTGGGACATCCTGAACAATTGTCAAAAGAAGTCTATCGTCAGATTGAATCTTTTGCAGGATATTCCTTCTGTAAGGCGCACTCGGCGTCTTATGCGGTAGAAAGTTACCAGAGTTTGTATCTGAAAGTATACTACCCTATTGAGTTTATGGTGTGTGCCATTAACAATGGAGGTGGATTTTACAGGACTGAGGTATATGTCCATGAAGCGAAAATGTCAGGGGCAGCGATCAAGAATCCATGTGTCAACCTCAGCGAGTATCAGACGACCGTATATGGGACTGATGTTTATTTAGGTTTAATGCATATAGAGAAAGTAGAAGGAAAAATCGCTATGATGATTCCCGAAGAAAGAAGAAATAACGGGGAATATACGTCGCTGGAAAACTTTGTCAAAAGAATACCGATTGGAATTGAAACCCTGCAGATTCTTATTTTTATAGGAGCGTTTAGGTTTACCGGAAAACAGAAACATGAGCTTCTGATTCAGGCAAGATTTCTTTTTGGGAATGATCAGTCAGCATTTAGACATCCCACCTTACTGGATGAACCACAAAGAGAATATAAGCTTCCGTCCATTATCAGAAATCCTTTTGAAGATGCTTTTGATGAAATTGAGATCTTAGGATTTTCTGTATCATACAGTCCTTTTGATCTGTTGCAGACCAAGTATCGAGGCAGTGTAATGGCTAAAGACTTAGTTAAGTATCATAAAAAGCAGATCAAAATGCTCGCTTACCTTATTTCTAGGAAACATGTCCCTACGAAAAGAGGAGCCATGTTTTTCGGAACCTGGATCGACGCAGAGGGAGAGTATTTTGACACTGCACATTTCCCGAACTGCCTTGAAGATTATCCTTTTCAGGGTGGAGGCTGCTATCTATTACTAGGAACCGTTGAAGTGGATTTTCATTTTCCAACGATCACCATTCATAAAATGGCCAAAATGCCCTTTATTCCTGATCCCAGGTATTCGATGGACAAAGAAAAATCTTTAGAAGCAGCCAGAACACTGCATGAAGATGTCAGCATGACACAGAGAAAACCTTATCCGCAGGAACATGAAATCGGATTGCCAAGGCAGAAAATGATCTAA
- a CDS encoding XRE family transcriptional regulator: MSIFSENIRFLRDKMKASQQKVGDEISITRGRYATYEDGRSEPPIELLVKLSKYYKVSIDLLLTVDLRKYPLEDIVNLPNNRILLPMKVDHTGENRIEIVPQKASMGYLSGYNDPEFVEGLQHLSLPFLRNGKFRAFPADGDSMPPYNDGTYIVGKYVEDKKDLKKGKTYIFITKDGIVYKRYSKQNDSGSFVSSDNSFYEPYEIKWSEVYEIWEFACSINTQELKIENLEYQEIRSMFEELRSEIRSSNKNIQ, encoded by the coding sequence ATGTCAATTTTTTCAGAAAACATCAGGTTTTTAAGAGACAAAATGAAAGCATCCCAACAGAAAGTTGGTGATGAAATTTCAATCACGCGCGGAAGGTATGCTACTTATGAGGACGGAAGATCGGAACCACCGATTGAACTGCTGGTGAAACTTTCCAAATACTATAAAGTGAGCATTGATTTGCTGCTGACTGTGGATTTGCGAAAGTATCCTTTGGAGGATATTGTCAACCTACCGAACAACAGAATATTGCTTCCGATGAAAGTAGATCATACCGGAGAAAACCGGATTGAAATTGTTCCTCAAAAAGCAAGTATGGGATATCTAAGTGGTTATAATGATCCTGAATTTGTGGAGGGGCTTCAGCATTTGTCGCTTCCATTCCTCCGAAATGGAAAGTTCCGGGCTTTTCCTGCGGATGGTGATTCGATGCCACCTTACAATGACGGAACGTATATCGTTGGAAAATATGTTGAAGATAAAAAGGATCTGAAAAAAGGAAAGACCTACATTTTTATCACCAAAGACGGTATCGTTTATAAGAGATATTCCAAGCAAAATGATTCTGGTAGTTTCGTGAGTTCTGACAATTCTTTTTATGAACCCTACGAAATCAAATGGTCTGAAGTCTATGAAATATGGGAGTTTGCATGCAGCATCAATACTCAGGAATTGAAAATTGAAAACTTAGAATACCAGGAAATCAGAAGTATGTTTGAGGAGCTTCGATCAGAGATCAGAAGTTCTAACAAAAATATTCAGTAG
- a CDS encoding alpha-ketoglutarate-dependent dioxygenase AlkB family protein produces the protein MGQLSLFSAEEFYDFPKDLLEFREHFLTSEESDRLFSQLLENTPWKQRTQTMYDKKVLTPRLTAWYGDSERSYKLGGSEFEVNAWTPELLSLKNKIEEVFGHEFNSVLLNLYRDNNDSVAWHRDKESRYGDRPVIASLSLGQTRKFDFRKLNHHQSRHSIPLPHGSLLMMKGDLQEHWEHRVAKSNLHMNERINLTFRLVSEL, from the coding sequence ATGGGTCAACTCAGTTTATTTAGCGCAGAAGAATTTTATGATTTCCCAAAGGATCTTTTAGAGTTCAGAGAACATTTTCTAACTTCAGAAGAATCAGATCGGCTTTTTTCTCAACTTTTGGAAAATACTCCTTGGAAACAGAGAACTCAGACGATGTATGATAAAAAAGTATTAACTCCACGTTTGACCGCATGGTATGGTGATAGTGAGAGATCATACAAATTAGGAGGAAGTGAATTCGAGGTGAATGCATGGACGCCTGAATTGCTTTCTTTAAAGAACAAAATTGAAGAAGTTTTTGGTCATGAATTTAATTCAGTATTACTTAATCTATATCGTGATAATAATGATTCTGTAGCATGGCACCGAGACAAGGAAAGCAGATACGGAGATAGACCGGTCATTGCATCTCTAAGTCTCGGGCAGACCCGAAAATTTGACTTTAGAAAACTAAACCATCATCAAAGCAGACACAGTATTCCGCTTCCACATGGATCTTTGTTAATGATGAAAGGTGATTTGCAGGAGCACTGGGAACATCGTGTCGCTAAATCCAATTTGCATATGAATGAACGTATTAATTTGACTTTTCGATTGGTGAGTGAACTTTAG
- a CDS encoding histone H1: protein MKELIEKINAEFEAFSTEANQQSEKGNKAAGTRARKSALELSKLFKDFRKVSVEESKK from the coding sequence ATGAAAGAACTTATCGAAAAAATCAATGCTGAATTTGAAGCATTTTCAACTGAAGCAAATCAGCAATCTGAAAAAGGAAATAAAGCTGCTGGAACAAGAGCAAGAAAATCAGCATTAGAACTGAGCAAACTTTTTAAGGATTTCAGAAAAGTTTCTG
- the dinB gene encoding DNA polymerase IV — protein MERAIVHMDLDTFFVSCERLKNSELEKKPVIIGGGDRGVVASCSYETRFFGVRSAMPIKMALRLCPEARVIKGDMDMYSKMSHMVTDVIQEKVPVLEKASIDEFYLDLSGMDKFFGCYQWTNEIVDAVTKNTGLPISFALSTNKTVAKIGTGESKPTGRFEIQEQNIKPFLNPLSVKKIPMVGNVTFQLLSRLGVRTIQTLSETPIEVLHQLIGKNGSELWKKANGIDDTPIVPYSERKSISTENTFSQDTIDVQNLKSILSGMVEQLAFQLRQEKWLTSTISVKIRYSNFDTETRQCRIPYTSADHTLLKYVLELFKKVYTRRMRIRLIGVKFTGLVHGCHQMDLFEDTEELISLYQTMDKIKNRFGTGSVGRASGLLR, from the coding sequence ATGGAAAGAGCGATAGTGCATATGGATTTGGATACGTTTTTTGTCTCCTGTGAACGGTTAAAAAACTCCGAACTTGAGAAAAAGCCTGTGATCATAGGAGGTGGAGACCGTGGTGTGGTAGCATCCTGCTCTTATGAAACAAGGTTTTTCGGCGTACGAAGTGCCATGCCTATCAAAATGGCATTAAGATTATGTCCTGAAGCACGAGTTATCAAGGGAGATATGGATATGTACTCCAAAATGTCACATATGGTCACAGATGTGATTCAGGAAAAAGTACCTGTTTTGGAAAAAGCAAGCATCGATGAATTTTATCTGGATTTGTCAGGAATGGATAAATTCTTCGGATGTTACCAGTGGACGAATGAAATCGTCGATGCGGTCACCAAAAATACCGGCTTACCGATAAGCTTTGCTTTATCAACCAATAAGACCGTAGCGAAAATCGGCACCGGAGAATCAAAACCAACCGGCAGATTTGAAATTCAGGAACAGAATATCAAACCTTTTTTAAATCCTCTTTCGGTCAAAAAAATTCCTATGGTCGGTAATGTAACCTTTCAGCTTTTATCAAGACTTGGGGTAAGAACCATTCAGACTTTATCAGAAACACCCATTGAAGTTTTACATCAACTCATCGGTAAAAACGGAAGCGAACTTTGGAAAAAAGCCAATGGAATCGATGATACTCCGATCGTTCCGTACTCTGAAAGAAAATCAATTTCCACAGAAAATACTTTTTCTCAGGATACGATTGATGTTCAGAATCTGAAAAGCATCTTATCAGGAATGGTTGAGCAATTGGCTTTCCAATTGCGTCAGGAAAAATGGCTGACTTCAACGATCTCGGTTAAGATCAGGTATTCCAATTTTGATACTGAGACCAGGCAGTGTAGAATTCCTTATACCTCAGCAGACCATACTTTGCTCAAATATGTATTGGAACTCTTTAAAAAAGTGTACACCCGAAGAATGCGAATACGACTCATAGGCGTAAAATTCACAGGACTGGTTCATGGATGTCATCAGATGGATCTTTTTGAAGATACCGAAGAACTGATTTCTTTATATCAAACCATGGATAAAATCAAAAACCGGTTTGGAACCGGGAGTGTGGGCAGAGCGTCCGGACTCTTAAGATAA
- a CDS encoding P-loop NTPase — protein sequence MKTQYNLPTLNKITEELDNLIVKRTGGAINFRGMHFQILYSSYLILKELDQNSDEKSIRMEGIEDIDLSTSQNILIDNEYIQVKSSINKMDAGSFWNLGVLQNFAETYMINPESQFKLVYNMEISKGNLHDLIHNRDISEFWITKLQTLNKNIIYEDFLLRISYEHKTSNDLFNEILVLLFKNWQINKGTEFQFLRSLFYNVFIWSQNRSTVTNNDINILFQDIKDSYSKAAVNSAVQNNWISKVSYAIMGNYSSHDFYDGKAARPVHIGLGLPVQRRIWQKTIYESLINADVTVIKSSSGQGKSTLAWQTGLNLQEKNNYTIYELRNCANVNEADSVAEFLLTRVIIGEKPLLVIDGLNSLVESWFEIVTRTRDYPVKYLLTARQEDWYRFGADLSQVKLMIVDISLSMSEAGAIFEEFKRKQKIHLDISKWQPVWEQVRQKGLLIEYTYLLTRGEMIQERLSAQLKYLSNSKSSGAKLEMLRMISLADCLNIRLKTINLINYIKAEIGFDQDRGELLNELEKEYFLNFGGDFVEGLHPVRSQHLNDLLHKNLPIEDSLRNLFKIITDEYKQHFFSNIPILVTEQNKASLYNTLADAISEDSFDNIVLALDGIMHAEPKRYWDENKLKFDEAYKSGGIDLFAITSTPFTELNTLTDMAEILGDQGGNFRNLATLKDELSNFQFENSDVIIFAKALNSNLQKRLLSIDSYKGLGFLIKWYNSLQLPLSLPLIKPEIDELTKMDFQEAKEFMLFFQLSNPLPYKDFIEENIDKIKSYLKVNTDSLNIEEKDNEIHIEYLLEDKNAKLANNLSVSKIDDIHCFLPFYKKYCTEALMLPFPSEEMISMVKQDSIKRLSPEIIGNSFEIHLNQIWNSEISKIYQESSSYHWQEKILGIRKVALEWSKSITRIIDALLEGNEKKKKTYIEELDRNRTLLNNSIISRKKYPRFDNYSEQEIVVIDEKEINLWISSLININNQIYKIFIPDVEHERNLALINFKSIYFNLQNMQNAFRVIEKKSVAYFDSENICAEENKHYDRLYATILYYLSQIPLENKTVVSVGRKAVEEWWLHAKSATIDDLNLSLKIIERTSDYKFVYPEKITETPTLTYLTVGILDFDFSDTTNFQHLLFNLGLLRDIHYDFITIINVKDNIALNGFRLKKDLINVLDNLIDGTEDIDMTYLAPLPIAVDEETIKNLPGIYLSEKSINNDLDKKFEILIDLWKLSECRNYLNIDSAIEMAWLKKLQLDSKIKSKLSTIKAPSNRFSDFVLNGLEPNCIYSKEDITVEIYEQIAIHSVSSENKDI from the coding sequence ATGAAAACACAATACAACCTGCCAACCCTAAATAAGATCACTGAAGAATTAGATAACTTAATTGTAAAGAGAACTGGAGGAGCCATTAATTTTCGTGGAATGCACTTTCAGATTCTCTACTCCTCGTATTTAATACTCAAAGAACTTGATCAAAACTCTGATGAAAAATCTATCAGAATGGAAGGAATTGAAGATATTGACTTAAGTACTTCTCAAAACATTTTAATAGACAACGAATATATTCAGGTAAAATCTTCAATTAATAAAATGGATGCCGGTAGTTTTTGGAACTTGGGAGTTCTTCAAAATTTTGCAGAAACCTATATGATAAATCCTGAAAGTCAATTTAAATTGGTGTATAACATGGAAATTTCGAAAGGAAATCTACATGATCTTATTCACAATAGGGATATATCTGAATTTTGGATAACTAAATTACAAACACTAAATAAGAATATAATATACGAGGACTTTTTGCTGAGAATATCTTACGAGCACAAAACCTCTAATGATCTTTTTAATGAAATTCTAGTACTATTATTTAAAAATTGGCAAATAAATAAGGGAACAGAATTTCAATTCTTAAGATCTTTATTTTACAATGTATTTATATGGTCACAAAACAGATCAACTGTAACCAATAATGATATTAATATTCTTTTTCAAGATATAAAAGATTCTTATTCTAAGGCTGCTGTAAACAGTGCTGTGCAAAATAATTGGATTTCAAAAGTCTCTTATGCTATAATGGGAAACTATAGTTCTCATGACTTTTACGATGGGAAAGCTGCAAGACCTGTACATATAGGTTTAGGATTGCCTGTACAGCGAAGAATATGGCAGAAAACAATATATGAAAGTTTAATAAATGCAGATGTTACTGTCATTAAGTCTTCTAGTGGTCAGGGAAAATCTACTCTAGCATGGCAAACAGGTTTAAACTTGCAAGAAAAAAACAATTATACAATATACGAACTTCGTAATTGTGCTAATGTGAATGAGGCTGACTCAGTAGCAGAATTTCTGCTGACAAGAGTAATAATTGGCGAGAAACCTCTGTTAGTTATTGACGGTCTAAATAGTTTAGTTGAATCTTGGTTTGAAATTGTCACTAGAACCAGGGATTATCCAGTTAAGTATCTTCTTACAGCAAGGCAAGAAGATTGGTACAGGTTCGGGGCTGATCTTTCACAGGTAAAATTAATGATTGTTGATATATCATTGTCAATGAGCGAAGCAGGAGCTATTTTTGAAGAATTTAAAAGAAAACAAAAAATTCATCTTGACATCAGCAAATGGCAACCGGTATGGGAGCAGGTTCGTCAAAAAGGATTGTTAATAGAATACACCTACTTACTTACAAGAGGTGAAATGATTCAAGAAAGACTTTCTGCACAATTAAAATATTTATCCAATTCTAAATCTTCAGGGGCAAAGTTGGAGATGCTAAGAATGATTTCACTTGCAGATTGTCTAAACATAAGGTTAAAAACCATAAATTTAATAAATTACATCAAAGCTGAGATAGGTTTCGATCAGGACAGAGGTGAATTATTGAATGAGCTTGAAAAGGAATATTTTTTAAATTTCGGAGGTGATTTTGTTGAAGGATTGCATCCGGTACGATCTCAGCACCTGAACGATTTATTACATAAAAACTTACCTATAGAAGATTCTCTTAGAAATCTTTTTAAAATTATAACTGACGAGTACAAGCAGCATTTCTTCAGTAATATACCTATACTTGTAACGGAACAAAATAAAGCTTCATTATATAATACATTGGCAGATGCAATTTCTGAAGATTCCTTTGATAATATAGTGCTCGCTTTAGATGGTATTATGCATGCTGAGCCAAAAAGATATTGGGATGAAAACAAGTTAAAATTTGATGAAGCATACAAATCAGGTGGTATAGATCTATTCGCCATAACTTCTACCCCATTTACAGAGCTTAATACTTTAACTGATATGGCAGAAATATTAGGAGATCAGGGGGGTAATTTTAGAAATCTTGCTACATTAAAAGATGAATTATCTAACTTCCAATTTGAAAATTCAGATGTAATTATTTTTGCGAAAGCACTCAATTCAAATTTGCAGAAGCGACTACTTTCCATCGATTCATATAAGGGTTTAGGATTTTTAATAAAATGGTATAATTCTTTACAATTACCCTTAAGCCTTCCGCTAATTAAACCTGAAATTGACGAACTTACTAAAATGGATTTCCAGGAGGCAAAAGAATTTATGTTGTTTTTTCAACTTAGCAATCCACTTCCATATAAAGATTTTATTGAAGAAAATATAGATAAAATTAAAAGCTATCTAAAAGTTAATACAGATTCTTTAAATATAGAAGAGAAGGATAATGAAATACACATAGAATATCTTTTAGAAGATAAGAATGCAAAGCTGGCAAACAATTTAAGTGTTTCAAAAATTGACGACATACATTGCTTTTTACCATTTTACAAAAAATATTGTACCGAAGCTTTAATGTTACCTTTCCCATCCGAAGAAATGATTTCAATGGTTAAGCAAGATTCAATTAAAAGATTAAGTCCAGAAATAATTGGTAATTCTTTTGAAATTCATCTTAATCAGATTTGGAATAGCGAAATAAGCAAAATATATCAAGAATCATCTTCATATCATTGGCAGGAAAAGATCCTAGGTATTCGAAAAGTAGCATTAGAATGGTCAAAAAGCATAACACGTATTATTGATGCATTGCTTGAAGGAAATGAAAAGAAAAAGAAAACATATATAGAAGAATTAGATAGAAATAGAACACTTTTAAATAATTCAATTATTAGCAGGAAAAAATATCCTCGCTTTGATAATTACAGTGAGCAAGAAATTGTAGTTATTGATGAGAAAGAGATTAATTTATGGATTTCATCACTTATAAATATTAATAATCAAATCTATAAGATTTTCATTCCTGATGTTGAACATGAGAGAAATCTTGCTCTAATAAATTTTAAAAGTATTTACTTCAATCTTCAAAATATGCAAAATGCATTCAGAGTTATAGAGAAAAAGTCAGTGGCTTATTTTGATTCTGAGAATATTTGTGCAGAAGAAAATAAACATTACGATAGATTATATGCCACTATTTTATATTACTTATCTCAAATTCCGTTAGAAAATAAAACGGTTGTTTCAGTTGGCAGAAAGGCTGTCGAAGAGTGGTGGTTACATGCCAAGAGCGCAACAATAGATGATCTTAACTTGTCCTTAAAAATTATTGAACGGACTTCTGATTATAAATTTGTATATCCTGAAAAAATAACCGAAACTCCTACCTTAACATACCTGACAGTTGGAATCTTGGATTTTGACTTTTCAGACACAACCAATTTTCAGCACTTGTTATTTAATTTGGGACTTTTACGAGATATCCACTACGATTTCATTACTATCATTAATGTAAAAGATAATATAGCATTGAACGGTTTTAGACTAAAAAAAGACTTGATCAATGTTCTTGACAATTTGATTGATGGTACAGAGGATATTGACATGACTTATTTAGCGCCGCTACCAATTGCCGTTGACGAAGAAACAATTAAGAATTTACCTGGAATTTATCTTTCAGAAAAATCTATAAATAATGACCTAGATAAAAAGTTTGAAATTTTAATTGATCTCTGGAAGCTGTCAGAATGTAGAAATTATTTAAATATAGATTCCGCTATCGAAATGGCATGGTTAAAAAAACTTCAATTAGATTCAAAAATTAAATCAAAACTTAGTACAATTAAAGCTCCTTCAAACCGTTTTTCAGATTTTGTTCTTAATGGGCTAGAACCAAATTGTATCTATTCGAAGGAAGATATTACTGTAGAGATATACGAACAAATTGCAATACACAGTGTCTCAAGCGAAAACAAAGATATTTGA